The Tepidisphaeraceae bacterium sequence TGCTGAAGCCCGAGATCCGCTCGCGATTGGCCGATTCGATCGAGACGGCGTTGAAGCTGGCACAGGGCCTCGTCATCGTCGCCACCGGCAACCCCGACGGCACGTGGACCGACCAGATCTACAGCGAAAAGTTCGCCTGCCCCATCCACCCCAACGTCTCGCTGCCCGAACTGGAACCGCGGCTGTTCAGCTTCAACAGCCCGCACGGCGCCTGCCCGGAATGCCACGGCCTGGGCACCGTGTTCGAGTTTGACGCCGAACTGGTTGTGCCCGACGAAACCATCTCGATGGAGAAGGGCGCGATCGAAGCCTGGCGTAAGAACGGCAAGCGGATGAACATCTACTACAGCCGTGTGCTGCGCACGTTCTGCCGCGACTTTGGCGTCAGCTACACCGACCCGTACAGCCTGATCCCCAAGAAGGTCCGCGATATCCTGATGTTCGGCACCGAGGCCAAGGGGGACAACGGCACCGGCACCGAGTTTGAAGGCGTCGTCCCGCAGCTTCAGCGGCGTTTCGAGACCACCGAGAGCGAATGGGTGAAGCATCGCCTGCACGGTTACATGAGCGAGCAGCCCTGCGACACCTGCTGCGGCACGCGCCTGAAGAAGGAAGCGATGGCCGTGCGCCTGCACACGCTGGACGGCCACGTCGACGCCGCCCTCAGCTGCGCCGCCGACCCCGCGCCCGTGCAGAAGTACGACGAGAACGATCAGCCGATCGGCACGAAGAAGAAAAAGAAGGCCAAGGCCAAGGAGGCCGAAGTCGAGGTGACGGAAGACAAATCCTCCGCCACCGTCCTGCCCGCGTTGCCCGGTTACAGCATCGACGACGTGACCAAGATGACCGTCGCCCGCGCCAAGGACTTCTTCGCCAAGCTGCGCCTCAGCGAGGAAGGCACCGCGATCGCCGAGCCGATCATGCGCGAGATCGGCGCCCGCCTCGGCTTTATGTTCGACGTCGGCTTGGGCTACCTCACGCTCGACCGCCGCACGGGGTCGCTCAGTGGCGGCGAGGCGCAGCGCATCCGCCTGGCGACGCAGGTCGGTAGCGGCCTCGTGGGCGTCTGCTACGTGCTGGACGAGCCGACGATCGGCTTGCACCAGCGCGATAACACGCGCCTGATCCGCACGCTGCTGCGCCTGCGCGACATCGGCAACACCGTGCTGATGGTCGAGCATGACGAGGACTGCATTCGCGCCGCCGACCATCTGATCGACATCGGCCCCGCCGCCGGTTCGCATGGCGGGCAGCTCATCGCCAACGGGCCCATGCCCGACGTGCTGTCGCAGACGCAGAGCATCACGATCAAATACCTCACGGGTGAACTTTCGATCCGCACGCCCGACATCCGTCGGCCAATCGATCCGGACAAGAACTGCATCGAACTGAAGGGCTGCCGCGAGAACAACCTGCAGAACGTCGACGTGCGCATCCCGCTCGGCGGGTTCGTCTGCGTCACCGGTGTCAGCGGCAGCGGCAAGAGCACCCTCATCAACCAGACGCTCCTGCCCGCGCTAAAGCGCAAGCTGTACGCCAGTAAGACCAAGGCCGGTGAGCATAAGTCGCTGGCCGGTGTGAACCGCATCGACAAGGTGATCGAGATCGACCAGTCCCCCATCGGCCGCACGCCGCGCAGCAACCCCGCCACTTACACCGGCGTCTTCGACGAGGTGCGCAAGGTCTTCACCAAGACCCGCGAGGCCAAGCTGCGTGGTTACGCCGCCGGCCGCTTCAGCTTCAACGTGAAGGGCGGCCGCTGCGAGGCCTGCCAGGGCCAGGGCATCAAGTGCATCGAAATGCACTTCCTGCCCAACGTCAACGTCCCCTGCGAAGTCTGCCACGGCACGCGCTTCAACGCCGAGACGCTGCAGATCCACTACCGCGGCAAGAGCATCGCCGACGTGCTGGCGATGACGGTCGAGGAATCGCTCGGCTTCTTCGAGAACATCCCCCTCATCTACCGCATGCTAAAAGCCCTCAGCGACGTCGGCCTCGGTTACGTGCGCTTAGGCCAACCCTCCACCCAACTCTCCGGCGGCGAGGCCCAACGCGTCAAACTCGCCAGCGAACTCGGCAAGAACCCCACCGGCCACACGCTCTACGTCTTAGACGAACCCACCACCGGCCTGCACTTCGCCGACATCCAGAACCTGCTGAACGTCCTCAACCGCCTGGCCGACATGGGCAACACGGTATTGGTCATCGAGCACAACCTCGACGTCATCAAGTGCGCCGACTGGCTCATCGACATGGGCCCCGAAGGCGGCGAAGGCGGCGGCCGCGTCATGGCCACCGGCACCCCGGAAGCGGTCGCCGAGGTGAAGGGCAGCTACACGGGCGAATACCTGAAGCCGAAGCTGGAAGAATCCAAGGAACTGGCCAAGCGACAGGGGAAGGTCCGCAAACAAGAGGCGGTGGCGGTGTAGACCCGGTTGCGCGCCGCGGTCCTGCTCCACCTGTCATCCCGACGGGAGGCTTGCCGACCTGAGGGATCTCCCAAGGCCGGGAACCTCTCGCCGTTCGAGATT is a genomic window containing:
- the uvrA gene encoding excinuclease ABC subunit UvrA gives rise to the protein MSRDATGRSASNGTPTPTNGDGGVRTPVYASRAIKIRGAREHNLKGVSVDIPRDQLVVITGLSGSGKSTLAFDTVFAEGQRKYMESLSTYARQFLDQLQKPEVDEIEGLPPTISIEQRGSSSNPRSTVATTTEIYDYLRVLFARAGTPHCWECGREISSQTPSQIVDAVMKHPAGTKVMVMSPLVRSQKGEHKDIFAAIHKQGFVRARVDGEMHELQSPDKAPALKKTFKHDIEAVVDRIVLKPEIRSRLADSIETALKLAQGLVIVATGNPDGTWTDQIYSEKFACPIHPNVSLPELEPRLFSFNSPHGACPECHGLGTVFEFDAELVVPDETISMEKGAIEAWRKNGKRMNIYYSRVLRTFCRDFGVSYTDPYSLIPKKVRDILMFGTEAKGDNGTGTEFEGVVPQLQRRFETTESEWVKHRLHGYMSEQPCDTCCGTRLKKEAMAVRLHTLDGHVDAALSCAADPAPVQKYDENDQPIGTKKKKKAKAKEAEVEVTEDKSSATVLPALPGYSIDDVTKMTVARAKDFFAKLRLSEEGTAIAEPIMREIGARLGFMFDVGLGYLTLDRRTGSLSGGEAQRIRLATQVGSGLVGVCYVLDEPTIGLHQRDNTRLIRTLLRLRDIGNTVLMVEHDEDCIRAADHLIDIGPAAGSHGGQLIANGPMPDVLSQTQSITIKYLTGELSIRTPDIRRPIDPDKNCIELKGCRENNLQNVDVRIPLGGFVCVTGVSGSGKSTLINQTLLPALKRKLYASKTKAGEHKSLAGVNRIDKVIEIDQSPIGRTPRSNPATYTGVFDEVRKVFTKTREAKLRGYAAGRFSFNVKGGRCEACQGQGIKCIEMHFLPNVNVPCEVCHGTRFNAETLQIHYRGKSIADVLAMTVEESLGFFENIPLIYRMLKALSDVGLGYVRLGQPSTQLSGGEAQRVKLASELGKNPTGHTLYVLDEPTTGLHFADIQNLLNVLNRLADMGNTVLVIEHNLDVIKCADWLIDMGPEGGEGGGRVMATGTPEAVAEVKGSYTGEYLKPKLEESKELAKRQGKVRKQEAVAV